A genomic segment from Portunus trituberculatus isolate SZX2019 chromosome 14, ASM1759143v1, whole genome shotgun sequence encodes:
- the LOC123503630 gene encoding mucin-17-like, producing MPKIQKYKAASTGEDTSFRNTTQLHPKIRPLTRILSNSTLSSDAHHTTSTSSKSKNTTSSASTNVSKTSKTVAETTAASHTTNIKNISNENESENKPDNKVPELVLPENTVEVHFIPDSEGNITRIPGRNDIVQLRHHGRLITLPVVPTDSEQSKTQNTSHFYKDFETTAQETQESPVDFSPGGPRGDPLLARTAQVTSPSPAGDISVDSGVLDVSGGSSSEGLSLPSTELFREDPALTASNLTPTPTAKLPSIESAFSRVGEVFHGHDVPIIISSSSLVSEPPAAHTSDPAPSYTTLRTVSSLYSPSYAGPSQILAHSTPSTLTSLPTSTAIGHESLYVDATANISHYQPVTPPGTLLTPTDPSHIHHLMPAIHSYPAEYTIRHGDQATTAPGMGLPYPYSSSASPSTLAKTLRTSPHSNTTPVTTTTSTTVGVAGMRGLVAGNGSIPPRTGPGSRGGRARSQRVHEKLSREEYKKSACDRERTRMRDMNNAFDLLRERLPFCRPPGKKCSKIDSLSGRDRFPSKLETLRLAIRYIRHLANTLSCPVDAIYPDYDPPPYNVTSVPPNLRLQQRLYVPQSVSAHSSALALYSSGPSLEGLDYPYVPQTLTTSMSHDYLREPFWQTDTPLPEYQY from the exons ATGCCCAAGATTCAGAAATACAAGGCAGCGTCCACTGGCGAAGATACGAGTTTCCGTAACACTACTCAGCTGCATCCTAAGATTCGTCCTTTGACACGAATTCTCTCCAACTCAACTCTCAGCTCCGATGCTCATCATACAACCAGCACATCCAGTAAGAGCAAGAACACCACTAGTAGCGCAAGCACCAATGTCAGTAAAACATCAAAAACCGTTGCAGAGACGACAGCAGCATCACATACAACCAATATAAAGAACATATCCAACGAGAACGAAAGTGAAAACAAGCCAGACAACAAAGTACCCGAGCTGGTCCTTCCAGAAAACACTGTAGAGGTTCACTTCATTCCTGATTCTGAGGGGAACATCACACGCATCCCGGGCCGCAATGACATCGTTCAGCTACGCCACCATGGCCGCCTCATCACTTTGCCTGTTGTCCCCACGGATTCAGAACAGAGCAAAACTCAAAATACATCCCATTTTTACAAAGATTTCGAAACAACTGCCCAAGAAACTCAAGAATCACCAGTGGATTTCAGCCCTGGAGGACCTCGAGGGGATCCATTGTTAGCCAGAACAGCTCAGgtgacctctccctctcctgccgGTGACATTTCTGTGGATTCGGGTGTCTTGGACGTGTCTGGAGGGAGCAGCAGTGAGGGCCTCAGTCTCCCATCCACTGAGCTCTTTCGAGAGGATCCTGCTCTTACCGCCAGCAAtctcacacccacacctaccGCCAAACTACCGAGCATAGAGAGTGCATTTAGTAGAGTAGGAGAGGTGTTCCATGGCCACGACGTgcccatcatcatcagcagcagcagcttggtCTCAGAACCACCCGCTGCCCACACCTCTGATCCCGCGCCCTCCTACACCACCCTCAG AACTGTGTCCTCCCTGTACAGCCCCTCATATGCCGGACCCTCGCAGATACTCGCCCATTCTACCCCAAGTACTCTCACATCCCTACCCACATCCACTGCTATCGGCCACGAGTCTCTATACGTTGATGCCACAGCGAATATTAGCCATTACCAGCCAGTCACCCCGCCAGGTACCTTACTCACACCCACAGATCCCAGCCACATCCATCACTTGATGCCAGCAATCCATTCCTATCCTGCAGAGTACACCATCAG ACATGGAGACCAAGCCACCACCGCCCCGGGGATGGGGCTGCCAtacccttactcctcctctgcttccccCTCCACACTGGCCAAAACACTCCGAACCTCACCTCATAGTAACACTACTCCCGTTACTACAACAACCTCCACCACGG TTGGTGTGGCAGGCATGCGTGGGCTGGTGGCAGGCAATGGAAGCATTCCTCCCCGCACGGGTCCAGGATCAAGGGGCGGAAGAGCGCGCTCTCAGAGAGTTCATGAGAAGCTTTCTAGAGAAG AATACAAGAAGTCAGCCTGCGACAGAGAGAGGACGAGGATGCGAGATATGAACAACGCCTTTGACCTGTTGCGGGAGCGCCTGCCCTTCTGCCGACCCCCGGGCAAGAAGTGCTCCAAGATAGACAGTCTGAG tgggCGAGACCGTTTTCCTTCTAAGCTGGAGACTCTGAG ATTGGCTATCCGCTACATCCGTCACCTGGCCAATACTCTCTCCTGTCCTGTTGACGCCATTTATCCGGACTACGACCCTCCGCCCTACAACGTCACCTCTGTCCCACCAAATCTCCGACTCCAGCAGAGACTCTATGTACCACAGTCCGTCTCAGCGCACTCATCTGCCTTAGCTCTATACTCCTCTGGCCCTTCACTGGAGGGACTGGACTACCCCTACGTGCCTCAGACCCTCACCACCTCCATGTCCCACGATTACCTCAGAGAACCTTTCTGGCAAACTGATACACCACTTCCAGAGTATCAGTACTAA
- the LOC123503791 gene encoding ATP synthase subunit gamma, mitochondrial-like yields MFSRSALLVPNHGQQQVRGMATLKAIAMRLKSVKNIQKITQSMKMVSAAKYARAERELKVARPYGAGTSAFYDKAEVKGEEEKPNQLIVACSSDRGLCGAIHSSICKHIKAGLAQDASKTAVICIGDKSRAQLARVFSQNIIAQVGEVGRKPATFEDAARIATFILNSGYDFGQGKIIYNKFKTVVSYDTLELPFFTPSAISAAEKINVYDSLDADVIQSYMEYSLTSLLFFTLKEGACSEQSSRMTAMDSASKNAGEMIEKLTLTYNRTRQAVITGELIEIISGAAAV; encoded by the exons ATGTTCAGCCGGAGCGCCCTTCTCGTCCCTAACCA tgGACAGCAACAGGTGCGAGGCATGGCCACTCTTAAGGCCATTGCCATGCGACTCAAGTCTGTCAAGAACATTCAAAAGATCACTCAATCCATGAAGATGGTGTCTGCAGCCAAGTATGCTCGTGCTGAAAGGGAACTGAAGGTTGCTCGGCCCTATGGTGCTGGCACCAGTGCTTTTTATGATAAG gctgaagtgaagggagaggaagagaagcccaACCAGCTGATCGTGGCTTGCAGTAGTGACCGTGGCCTTTGTGGTGCCATCCACTCAAGTATTTGCAAGCACATCAAGGCTGGCTTGGCACAGGATGCCTCAAAAACAGCCGTCATCTGCATTGGAGACAAGTCACGTGCTCAGCTTGCCAG AGTGTTCTCCCAGAACATTATTGCCCAAGTGGGAGAGGTGGGACGCAAGCCAGCCACCTTTGAGGATGCAGCCAGAATTGCAACTTTCATTCTTAACTCTGGATATGACTTTGGCCAAGGCAAAATTATTTATAACAAGTTCAA GACTGTGGTATCCTATGATACACTTGAGCTGcccttcttcactccttcagccATTTCTGCCGCAGAAAAGATCAATGTCTATGACTCTCTTGATGCTGACGTGATCCAGTCTTACATGGAATACTCTTTGACATCTCTCCTGTTTTTCACTCTTAAAGAAGGGGCTTGCTCAGAACAGTCCTCTCGTATGACTGCCATGGACAGTGCCAGCAAGAATGCAG gtgAAATGATTGAAAAGTTGACACTGACTTACAACCGCACCCGCCAGGCTGTCATCACTGGAGAGTTGATTGAGATTATTTCTGGTGCAGCAGCTGTTTAG